A window of Apium graveolens cultivar Ventura chromosome 8, ASM990537v1, whole genome shotgun sequence contains these coding sequences:
- the LOC141679859 gene encoding uncharacterized protein LOC141679859, whose protein sequence is MFDRFMKQRPNYFKEAKTPMDAEAWIDHMEKIFRVLECSEVEKARFATYRLEGDANTWWKSVVASHAPGYENTLTWQVFKTQFGQRYFPASIREEYVREYQSITQRDDESVADFQVRFQRLAGYARSVAGSEADKIMKFKWALKNSIRNHIISNRYTSMDTLVDSARDQELHQADFLKKRDMQNQKRKREDDFSERRHGFQKNGGSSGGFKPNDQRYNTRNFQQKNGNQGNEQKRSFNQTGNKEASKCEHCGKMHEGSTCYWATRACFNCGKKGHTIRDCQMPPKKPWDRKDQGEKSNQKTSGRVFSITAKDATSTLGTISGSLSVGNGNAIVLFDTGATHSFVSTSYAKQLDIASTALISDFSVGTPMGVTILVNSQYLDCIVRVDDRELLVDLLPIQMRDFDIILGMDWLERHKATIDCPGKRIIFGDSNSPEFVFQGSKPSGCGKFISAIKAKKMIAYGCEGFLAHVIDTSKVHPDLEDVLVVREFSDVFPDDLEGLPPEREVEFSIDLLPDAQPISKAPYRMAPLELQELKEQLEELLDKGFIRPSVSPWGAPVLFVKKKDGSMRLCIDYREVFKDFLDKFVIVFIDDILVYSKSREEHEEHLRIVLETLRNNKLYAKYKKCEFWLDQVAFLGHIVSADGIRVDPAKVEAITNWPRPSTATEVRSFLGLTGYYRRFVEGFSTIAMPLTQLTQKSNKFIWTDESMLRRRDLAVY, encoded by the exons ATGTTTGATCGTTTTATGAAGCAAAGACCCAATTATTTTAAGGAGGCCAAGACTCCCATGGATGCTGAAGCTTGGATAGATCACATGGAGAAAATTTTCAGGGTCTTGGAGTGTTCAGAGGTGGAAAAGGCTCGATTTGCTACTTATCGTCTTGAGGGGGATGCTAATACTTGGTGGAAGTCTGTGGTAGCGTCGCATGCACCTGGCTATGAAAATACTCTTACTTGGCAGGTATTCAAAACTCAGTTTGGCCAGAGGTATTTTCCAGCCAGCATACGTGAGGAATATGTAAGGGAGTATCAGAGTATTACTCAGAGAGATGATGAGTCGGTGGCAGACTTTCAAGTCAGATTTCAGAGGTTAGCTGGTTATGCAAGATCTGTGGCTGGGTCAGAAGCGGATAAAATCATGAAGTTTAAGTGGGCATTGAAGAATTCCATCCGCAACCATATCATCTCTAACCGCTATACATCTATGGACACCTTGGTTGACAGTGCCAGAGATCAAGAGCTTCATCAGGCTGACTTTCTCAAGAAACGAGACATGCAaaatcagaaaagaaaaagagaagatGACTTTTCCGAGCGTCGACATGGATTTCAGAAAAATGGTGGTTCTTCAGGTGGATTCAAACCAAATGATCAGAGGTATAATACTCGGAATTTTCAGCAAAAGAATGGAAATCAAGGAAATGAGCAAAAGAGGTCTTTCAACCAAACTGGAAATAAGGAAGCATCTAAGTGTGAGCATTGTGGAAAGATGCATGAAGGAAGCACTTGTTATTGGGCTACTAGAGCATGCTTCAATTGTGGAAAGAAGGGTCACACTATTCGAGACTGTCAGATGCCACCAAAGAAGCCTTGGGATCGTAAGGATCAGGGAGAGAAAAGCAACCAGAAGACTTCCGGTCGTGTGTTTTCCATCACTGCAAAAGATGCTACAAGTACTCTAGGTACCATTTCAGGATCACTTTCTGTCGGTAATGGAAATGCTATAGTCTTATTTGATACTGGAGCTACACATTCATTTGTCTCTACATCTTATGCTAAACAATTAGACATTGCATCCACTGCACTTATATCGGATTTTTCTGTTGGCACTCCTATGGGTGTAACTATACTTGTAAATTCTCAGTATCTTGATTGTATAGTTAGAGTAGACGATAGAGAACTACTTGTAGATCTCTTACCTATTCAGATGAGGGACTTTGATATCATACTGGGGATGGATTGGCTGGAGCGACACAAAGCTACAATTGATTGTCCAGGAAAAAGAATAATTTTTGGCGACTCCAATTCGCCCGAGTTCGTGTTTCAGGGTTCTAAGCCTAGTGGTTGTGGAAAATTCATTTCGGCCATCAAGGCTAAGAAGATGATTGCTTATGGATGTGAAGGATTTTTGGCTCATGTGATTGACACGTCCAAAGTGCATCCAGACTTAGAAGATGTTCTTGTTGTTCGTGAGTTTTCAGATGTATTTCCCGATGATTTGGAGGGTCTTCCTCCAGAAAGAGAGGTGGAATTTTCTATCGATTTGTTACCAGATGCACAACCTATTTctaaggcaccttatagaatggctCCGTTAGAGCTACAAGAGCTGAAAGAACAGCTGGAGGAGTTACTTGATAAGGGTTTTATTAGACCCAGTGTTTCACCTTGGGGAGCACCAGTtctatttgtgaagaagaaggatggttcgATGAGACTCTGTAttgattatcgaga ggtattcaaggaTTTTCTGGACAAGTttgtgattgtgtttattgatgatatattgGTGTATTCAAAGTCAAGGGAGGAGCATGAAGAGCATCTTCGAATTGTGTTGGAAACACTACGGAATAACAAATTGTATGCAAAATACaagaagtgtgaattttggcttgaTCAAGTTGCATTTTTGGGACATATTGTATCAGCAGATGGAATCAGGGTGGATCCGGCCAAGGTTGAGGCTATTACCAATTGGCCAAGACCTAGCACTGCGACGGAAGTGAGGAGTTTCTTGGGACTCACGGGCTACTATCGCCGATTTGTAGAAGGCTTTTCGACAATTGCGATGCCATTGACACAGTTGACTCAAAAAAGCAACAAGTTCATATGGACCGATGAGT cgatgcttcgaAGAAGGGACTTGgctgtgtattga